In Plasmodium gaboni strain SY75 chromosome 14, whole genome shotgun sequence, one genomic interval encodes:
- a CDS encoding putative DNA-directed RNA polymerase II subunit RPB4: KVLGKDEFITKFETFLVIKKELEYSRNIDKHLYNKYLINKDDNFKEIYEKYFMKLISDKILYKNINKYIMDTCPHVIPKNIYNKNDNESKDIIKHISNKIVQFFKNIDIYNFDKKEKIQMIDIHCVNIVDLYVIMNYADKKCEEHKIEQILNMLKDVHITNNNS; encoded by the exons GAAAGTATTAGGAAAGGATGAATTTATAACAAAATTTGAAACTTTCTtagttataaaaaaagaattagAATACTCTAGAAATATTGataaacatttatataataaatatttaataaataaagatgataattttaaagaaatatatgaaaagTATTTTATGAAATTGATATcagataaaatattatataaaaatataaacaaatatattatggATACATGTCCACATGTAATACccaaaaatatatataataaaaatgataatgaatctaaagatattataaaacatatttcaaataaaattgtacaattttttaaaaatattgatatatataattttgataaaaaggaaaaaatacaaatgaTTGATATTCATTGTGTAAATATAGTCGACCTCTATGTAATTATGAACTACGCCGACAAAAA GTGTGAAGAACATAAAATCGAGCAGATCCTAAACATGCTAAAAGATGTACAcataacaaataataattcataa
- a CDS encoding putative phosphatase, with amino-acid sequence MVLIKVENHEGKNVSANKFEPFFFVLFGDIQYGMIRGNHGWYEERELLKSAIEKTNKLKPPFVVVLGDLTNKFPLDPIQTNQICDLKNDLKLLDKDIDLYVFCGNHDVGNVPSMEGMKYFEEQWGDSYYSFIYNNCAFVVLNSPILYDETHVKDMKEEQLKWLEKTLEKLHALNVKHKFLLLHHALMYDDIYEGENIGLIYGDKFHHYSEKNEFHLKKESRLFIYELIKKYKITHVFCAHLHANRENDIDQYTKQITISAVGMQAKDDKSGIFIVQVTDDKVDYKYYPFEYVPNYIKV; translated from the coding sequence atGGTTTTAATAAAAGTGGAGAATCATGAAGGGAAGAATGTGAGTGCTAATAAGTTTGAgccatttttttttgtattatttgGTGATATACAATATGGCATGATAAGAGGAAATCATGGATGGTATGAAGAAAGggaattattaaaaagtGCTATTGAGAAAACGAATAAATTGAAACCTCCATTTGTCGTAGTATTAGGTGATTTAACAAATAAGTTTCCACTTGATCCTATACAAACAAATCAGATATGTGATTTAAAGAATgatttaaaattattagataaagatattgatttatatgtattttgTGGAAATCATGATGTTGGTAATGTGCCATCTATGGAAGGaatgaaatattttgaaGAACAATGGGGTGATAGTTATTAtagttttatatataataattgtgCATTTGTTGTTTTGAATTCTcctatattatatgatgaAACACATGTTAAAGATATGAAAGAAGAACAATTGAAGTGGTTAGAAAAAACATTAGAAAAATTACATGCATTAAATGTTAAACATAAATTTTTACTTCTACATCATGCATTAATGtatgatgatatatatgaagGAGAAAATATCGGTTTAATTTATGGAGATAAATTTCATCATTATTctgaaaaaaatgaattcCATTTAAAGAAAGAATCAAgactttttatatatgaattaataaaaaaatataaaattacTCATGTCTTTTGTGCTCATCTACATGCTAATAGAGAAAATGATATTGATCAATATACAAAGCAAATTACTATATCAGCTGTTGGTATGCAGGCAAAGGATGACAAATCTGGTATTTTTATAGTTCAAGTTACAGATGATAAAGTCgattataaatattatcCTTTTGAATATGTTCCCAATTATATCAAAGTTTAA
- a CDS encoding nuclear formin-like protein — protein MAPDRLLNKYIFKFQKINDKLLELVNKYRYAYFKAVDVINNYEDLVKRNSNLFDDKELSDIYNKKRQCEECILEDEIEIRKKLHIEKDNNIVSNNYIKDYNIKNENELVLMKEEPVLNIKDNNHMINNNESCISDINEKNKSNYVDLGALDFSAYKEDAEGCIQYYENKENIQAQKESRTEEVEKKRDMKINSSRYGNQHVIKNRNILKQSIYAKQNNNNMKSVSGSKYIPNKSVISIDKSFKITQNRNIQNLNKKSVYNNNNINNNNNNNNNNMLNKMSVGGINKNVVEKKMDIHKSTYIGSNNKLLNNMNRSIYIGAKKNTITNASNNNINNNNNNNNINNSGNIYNNSHNYKNPYDNNISLLSTYKNTGTINKEKKMNDTSSNKNVTNSYIQNSLYIKKGKSFNVSNNSVYVNKNICQDSIYNKSNTIIYNRKKRKTNENEKEENKRANKNKEYDEDNNCDEKNKNNKLNNNNNNNNNNIINKEMNKTSINNDISKNISILYDYSKFCIPITLDHIKNLIEYDDKDCEFINTYPGDNISELKNVDNTLEGINIQCDKTKCEKINEEVDTNKYIYSVYKGDNIKKELYIKEEKCIISNINNNRRDDKKSCITINKNLNIEDKDISSYSNGNKKNVCESNEQDEDLFVREKDKNNINMDNNNKINIDNNNNNINIDNNNNINIDNNNNNNNNINIHNNNKVDINEINCNNSYMPIEYTCENSSLQINKNNVECNDDNKLKLDEVATNKVIIKDTNDDISLKYKNIIFNINDEIKKKVNKEEKEEINEHVESLNILCNKPRNIKNVPFPSCLRKNILLKSGERKSEVNNRCHLNLDINVDVRYITLNMIDIDDTINNGVCPYKDMEDNYIYSEEHIKDIIKYSDILESEKKTFLYYRKDFEMNDKNDDNYNNIKNTLDNIIQFKSSNEIKNDIIKLVGISIFHCINESYEPTKSLMNDKNIEIWFTKKEKNKNKNEDIINNMRGNILELNYGEDKELILVKEKKKKIKIINKRLSSMGYFSQAVIIMLCSLKRQNEYKNLKKIITSIILCTCDSSCLEKFLHTIPEENSKNYVLWQETLNKLKVLFGENKCDEIVDRLMIIEEEDDNMNESVERGRLINNKYNNNHNNDEKDLSPFCRFDNDMHFFDDHINNLSFPFEGKEEKNKKYNNNEKEEEDKEYEEKDICEHDEIYEDEKFCLFICRIKNVHKRFGYLLLIESFDFVYEDLLKNIRNKLHSIELILNKHLLLKQLFCNILYICNCFNKPKKYEWFEWNMVVEKLKKLYGYSENGRISKERCIMLILAKHTGEIFTDKELYFLKKISTFYIKDLYDKCIDFINTYLEIKNEMDTEEFIDSCCIHNLKNNIKENNIYDNSSKYYVHDKFLEIVKKFVQKNYNKILYIIWNIVLMIKQYLVIIFWFNDIKPFFPLFNYINEDNKQNKSIQDFFVNFVHFFENYNKYIDILKKQNLNDNLKNTSNDIFYDTSNINMNISSSNNEHNNLRNNYDIYTNDKIYEHSIYNAETKKKKSLTNTIDYACLLKRKSAEHNEAKQICKQTNSGKFSDVEFELSD, from the exons ATGGCTCCTGATAGGCTACTAAACAAA tatatttttaaatttcAAAAGATTAATGATAAGCTTCTCGAACttgtaaataaatatagataCGCTTATTTTAAAGCAGTCGatgttataaataattatgaagaTCTTGTCAAAAGGAATAGTAACCTTTTTGATGATAAAGAATTAAGtgatatttataataaaaaaagacaATGTGAAGAATGTATACTCGAAGATGAAATAGagataagaaaaaaattacacattgaaaaggataataatatagtgtctaataattatataaaagattataatataaaaaatgaaaatgaattaGTTCTTATGAAGGAGGAACCTGTcttaaatattaaagataataatcatatgattaataataatgaatcATGTATTTCagatataaatgaaaagaataaatCCAATTATGTCGATTTGGGTGCTCTAGATTTTAGTGCATATAAAGAAGATGCAGAAGGATGTATTCAATACtatgaaaataaagaaaacATCCAAGCTCAAAAAGAGAGTAGGACTGAAGAAGTAGAAAAAAAGAGAGATATGAAAATTAATTCATCCAGATATGGAAATCAAcatgttataaaaaatagaaatattttaaaacaaTCAATATATGCcaaacaaaataataataatatgaaaagTGTTTCAGgttcaaaatatattccaAATAAGAGTGTTATAAGTATTGATAAAAGTTTTAAAATAACACAGAACAGaaatattcaaaatttaaataaaaaaagtgtatataataataataatataaataataataataataataataataataacatgTTGAATAAAATGTCTGTAGGTggtataaataaaaacgttgttgagaaaaaaatggatATACATAAAAGTACATATATAGGCAGcaataataaattattaaacaatatgaatagaagtatatatataggtGCAAAGAAAAACACAATCACAAACGCAAGCaataacaatattaataataataataataataataatattaataatagtggtaatatttataataatagtcataattataaaaacccttatgataataatatatccCTATTGTCTACATATAAAAACACAGGAactataaataaagaaaaaaaaatgaatgaTACAAGtagtaataaaaatgtaaccaattcatatatacaaaatagtttatatataaaaaaagggAAATCATTTAATGTTTCAAATAATAGCGtatatgttaataaaaatatatgtcaagatagtatatataataaaagcaatactattatatataacagGAAGAAGAGGAAAACCAATGAAAATGAGAAggaagaaaataaaagagcaaataaaaataaagaatatgaTGAGGATAATAATTgtgatgaaaaaaataaaaataacaaattgaacaacaacaacaataataataataataatataattaataaagaaatgaataaaacatctataaataatgatatttctaaaaatatatctattttatatgattattcAAAATTTTGTATACCAATAACTTTAGatcatattaaaaatttaattgaatatgatgataaagACTGTGAGtttattaatacatatccaggtgataatatatctgaattaaaaaatgtagaTAATACATTAGAAGGAATTAATATACAGTGTGATAAAACAAAATgtgaaaaaataaatgagGAGGTagatacaaataaatatatttattcagTATATAAGGgagataatataaaaaaagagttatatattaaagaagaaaaatgtattatatcaaacataaataataacagAAGGGATGATAAAAAGAGTTGTAttacaataaataaaaatctAAATATAGAAGATAAGGATATATCGTCTTATTCAAatggaaataaaaaaaatgtatgtGAATCTAATGAACAAGATGAAGATTTATTTGTAAGAGAAAaggataaaaataatataaatatggataataataataaaataaatattgataataataataataatataaatattgataataataataatataaatattgataataataataataataataataatataaatatccataataataacaaagttgatattaatgaaataaattGTAATAATAGTTATATGCCCATTGAATATACATGTGAAAATAGCTCTTTacaaattaataaaaacaatGTAGAATgtaatgatgataataaattaaaattagATGAGGTAGCTACCAATAAGGtgataataaaagataCTAATGATGACATAAgtttaaaatataaaaatataatattcaatataaatgatgaaattaaaaaaaaagtaaacaaggaagaaaaagaagaaataaatgaaCATGTGGAATCATTAAACatattatgtaataaaccacgtaatattaaaaatgtgCCTTTTCCATCTTGTcttagaaaaaatatattattaaaatcTGGAGAAAGAAAGAGTGAAGTTAATAATAGATGTCATTTGAATTTAGATATAAATGTGGATGTACGATATATTACTCTAAATATGATTGATATAGATGACACGATAAATAATGGTGTGTGTCCTTATAAAGATATGGAggataattatatatatagtgaagaacatataaaggatataattaaatatagTGATATACTAGAAAGTGAAAAgaaaacatttttatattatcgAAAAGATTTTGAAATgaatgataaaaatgatgataattataataatattaaaaatacgctggataatattatacaatTTAAATCGTctaatgaaataaaaaatgacataataaaattagTAGGTATATCCATATTTCATTGTATAAATGAATCATATGAACCCACCAAATCTTTAATgaatgataaaaatattgaaatatggtttacaaaaaaagaaaaaaataaaaacaaaaatgaagatattataaataatatgagGGGGAATATATTAGAATTGAATTATGGAGAAGATAAAGAATTAATTTTagtaaaagaaaaaaaaaaaaaaataaaaataattaataaaaggTTAAGTAGTATGGGATATTTTAGTCAGGCAGTTATAATTATGTTATGTTCATTAAAAAGacaaaatgaatataaaaatttaaaaaaaattattacatCTATCATATTATGTACATGTGATTCTTCATGTTTAGAAAAATTTCTTCATACAATTCCAGAAGAAAATAGTAAAAATTATGTTTTATGGCAAGAAACcttaaataaattaaaagtTTTGTTTGGAGAGAATAAATGTGATGAAATAGTTGACAGATTGATGATAATTGAGGAGGAGgatgataatatgaatgaaaGTGTAGAAAGAGGTAgattaataaataataaatataataataatcataataatgatgaaaagGATTTAAGTCCATTCTGCAGATTTGATAATGATATGCATTTTTTTGAtgatcatataaataatttatcattCCCTTTTGAAGgtaaagaagaaaaaaataaaaaatataataataatgaaaaggaagaagaagacaaagaatatgaagaaaaagatatttGTGAACACGACGAAATTTATGAAGACGAAAAATTTTGTCTATTTATATGcagaataaaaaatgtacaTAAACGATTTGgatatttattattaatagaAAGTTTTGATTTTGTTTATGAAgatcttttaaaaaatataagaaataaacTACATAGTATtgaattaatattaaataagcatttattattaaaacaattattttgtaatatattatatatatgtaattgttttaataaaccgaaaaaatatgaatgGTTTGAATGGAATATGGTAGTTgagaaattaaaaaaattatatggGTATTCAGAAAATGGAAGAATATCAAAAGAAAGATGTATTATGTTAATACTTGCTAAACATACAGGAGAAATATTTACAgataaagaattatattttttaaaaaaaataagtacattttatataaaagatttatatgataaatgTATAGATTTTATTAACACATAtttagaaataaaaaatgaaatggATACAGAAGAATTTATAGATTCATGTTGTATTCataatttgaaaaataatataaaagaaaataatatatatgataattcatctaaatattatgtacatgataaatttttagaaatagtaaaaaaatttgtacaaaaaaattataataaaattttatatattatatggaATATAGTACTTATGATTAAACAATATTTagttattatattttggTTTAATGACATCAAACCTTTTTTTCCtctttttaattatataaatgaagataataaacaaaataaatcCATACAAGATTTCTTTGTAAATTTCgttcatttttttgaaaactataataagtatatagatattttaaaaaaacaaaatcTAAATGACAACCTAAAAAATACATCCAATGATATCTTTTATGATACatcaaatataaatatgaatatatcATCTTCAAATAATGAACATAACAACttaagaaataattatgatatatatacaaatgataaaatatatgaacattctatatataatgctgaaacaaaaaaaaaaaaatcacTAACTAATACAATAGATTATGCAtgtttattaaaaagaaaaagtGCAGAACATAATGAAGCTAAACAAATTTGTAAACAAACAAATTCTGGAAAATTTTCTGACGTAGAATTTGAATTATCTgattaa
- a CDS encoding hypothetical protein (conserved Plasmodium protein, unknown function): protein MDILLCTSKEGRIEKRRNKILNKLKEDNNDTEKKLIEIKNNNDEKDKEKEDNQYKLVYNFEYTNNDYNENYANIKNDIISKLSERKKDYLQELSSKRNNEEKHLLQNIKKYSTDTLNKNNILSVDHYIDNKNDFTQDMYVSSFQYNMMDVNNLALKEKETYKKKVDKYFSILKYKDEQIKKVCEINAKNVTTFISFMRNQMEGYKIYLEDILNKTRDDLYQKRKILLNNNKEILDDFLRMRNLNSNTFVEDLESEKILNEKIKKEYETKHLDLKLKNELLENNLNNNIRHLENINDILMDKEKKLYNRKLLQQKNSYNLKLINFYKLEINKLRESLLSVKTYYYNYKIKSKKNINELINQYERIKYQFIELQKRQKSYEKNYQKKYSKAWDLQRKEAMIYIEKLISANKIIHQQIFLKDFQETNYKYLLQENIHLVTSHKDDDNTVLEMNVKKVTPQQIENVKKLLLQECLFLIEDVNIKDEEEQIRKILNYIGVHTKEDLELLTQLFYIDADEENYLINKFNKAEDDNNMPYNSEYTLDIILKYYQEKEKENTCRISNDKQKYKNRLNISLKIIMDRKKQEKDYWYKLSNITPDDMITLWKTFSIYVEKYYHILKERASIIQNIFQEETLMKQNINKINRMKKELS, encoded by the exons ATGGATATTCTTCTGTGTACTTCCAAAGAAGGAAGGATagaaaaaagaagaaataagattttaaataaat TAAAGgaagataataatgacacagaaaagaaattaatcgaaataaaaaacaacAATGACGAAaaagataaagaaaaagaagacAACCAATATAAACTTGTATACAATTTtgaatatacaaataatgattacaatgaaaattatgctaatataaaaaatgatattatttctaaattaagtgaaagaaaaaaagattaTCTACAAGAATTATCTAGTAAACGAAACAATGAAGAAAAG CACttattacaaaatataaagaaatacTCTACAGATACattaaacaaaaacaaTATTCTAAGTGTCGATCattatatagataataaaaatgattttaCTCAGGATATGTATGTATCATCAtttcaatataatatgatgGATGTTAATAACTTAGCTcttaaagaaaaagaaacatataaaaagaaagtagataaatatttttccatattaaaatacaaagacgaacaaattaaaaagg TCTGTGAAATTAACGCCAAGAATGTTACAACATTCATATCATTTATGAGAAATCAAATGGAAggatataaaatatatctagaag ATATACTCAACAAAACAAGAGACGATCTGTATCAAAAAAGGAAGATATTATTA aataataataaagaaatcCTTGATGACTTTTTGAGGATGAGAAATTTg AATTCTAATACTTTTGTTGAAGATCTGGAATCAGAAAAGATTCTCAAtgagaaaataaaaaaagagtATGAGACAAAACATTTGGATTTGAAGCTcaaaaatgaattattagaaaataatttg AATAATAACATAAGACACTTGGAAAACATAAATGACATTCTCATggataaagaaaaaaaattatataaccGAAAATTACtacaacaaaaaaatagttataatttaaaattgatcaatttttataaattagaaataaacaaattaaGAGAATCATTGTTGTCTGTTAAGACGTATTATTACAACTACAAGATAAAATCAAA aaaaaatattaatgaacTTATCAATCAGTATGAAAGAATTAAATACCAATTTATTGAATTACAAAAGAGACAAAAAAgttatgaaaaaaattatcagAAAAAGTATTCAAAAGCTTGGGATCTTCAAAGAAAAgaa GCTATGATATATATCGAAAAATTAATAAGTGCtaataaaattatacatCAACAAATATTCTTAAAAGATTTCCAAGAAActaattataaatatttactACAAGAAAATATCCACCTAGTGACATCACATAAAG ATGATGATAATACAGTATTAGAAATGAACGTCAAGAAAGTGACACCTCAACAAATAGAAAACgttaaaaaattattattacagGAATGTTTGTTTCTCATAGAGGACGTg aatataaaggatgaagaagaacagataagaaaaatattaaattatatcGGAGTACACACAAAAGAAGATCTAGAATTATTAACACAGTTATTCTACATAG ATGCTGATGAAGAAAACTATCTCATAAACAAATTTAATAAAGCCGAAGACGATAATAATATGCCATATAATTCTGAATATACATTAGATATAATACTTAAATATTATCAAgagaaagaaaaagaaaatacTTGTAGAATTTCAAACgataaacaaaaatataaaaac AgattaaatatatctttaaaaataataatggaTAGAAAAAAACAAGAAAAAGATTACTGGTATAAATTATCTAATATCACACCTGATGATATGATCACCTTATGGAAg acattttctatatatgttgaaaagtattatcatatattaaaagagAGAGCAAGtattattcaaaatatttttcaagAGGAAACGTTGATgaaacaaaatataaataaaattaatagaATGAAGAAGgaattatcataa
- a CDS encoding hypothetical protein (conserved Plasmodium protein, unknown function) produces the protein MEKNHKILKYANPFAISKELKSYMLKVMNEYKKHFEKSSIKNCNLDDNINVIRDLILDEQNNYNEDIFLKIQKSFHLYDFFNLSLLFPIKVLKKNDKTLIELISEDTNLSDLELIQAVLKNIENNNIDKLNFFYVENIIFELLDEIIRQIIIEYPKRGFSLLLINNELQKNITYYKNLIDIIEHNNEMNTQGFKEMNEKNNLIVLKFKINMLILQDLSVEENKLKEKLIDVQTRLELLKEENKKKLQENKNKKEIQYDLLKHNESLLEKIKEIYDKKGEI, from the exons atggaaaaaaatcacaaaata CTGAAATATGCTAATCCTTTTGCCATAAGCAAGGAATTAAAATCGTATATGCTAAAAGTGAtgaatgaatataaaaaacatttCGAAAAATCGTcaataaaaaattgtaatttagacgataatataaatgtaattAGAGATTTGATATTAGATGAAca aaataattataatgaagatatatttttgaaaattcaaaaaagttttcatttatatgatttCTTCAATTTATCCTTGTTATTTCCAATAAaagttttaaaaaaaaatgacaaGACCTTAATTGAG CTAATATCGGAAGATACCAATTTGAGTGATCTGGAATTAATTCAAGCTGttcttaaaaatatagaaaacAACAATATAGATAAATTAAACTTTTTTTACGTCGagaatataatttttgaattattag ATGAAATAATACGACAGATAATTATTGAATATCCCAAGCGAGGATTTTCCTTATTATT AATAAACAATGAACTACAAAAGAATATTActtattataaaaatttgaTAGATATTATTGAGCACAATAATGAAATGAACACACAAGGCTTCAAAGAAATGAACGAAAAGAATAATTTAATTGTATTgaaatttaaaataaatatgcttata CTCCAAGATTTGTCAgttgaagaaaataaacTGAAAGAGAAATTAATAGACGTACAAACTAGAttagaattattaaaaga agaaaataaaaaaaagcttcaagaaaataagaataagAAGGAAATACAa TATGATTTATTAAAGCATAATGAATCGTTACtagaaaaaattaaagaaattTATGATAAGAAAGgagaaatataa
- a CDS encoding putative translocation associated membrane protein, with translation MDKKYLHTLEEYFLSVKNKGYIEQYLINPKLSRWDVILFFVFFVLITLLRLVVSGVQKEIIRKNSILYRLSRNSLLDRVNKKYDLSKSGSLYKWKENFWFALWHSFSFTYNFILLFLMSGYLNNKNGWIKMCFKERTGKWFFLVTEEEYNENKRGWPFMYINNYVYYFYILQISYWFSCLFYLNYERRRKDYYVFVLHHLSTIILLTYSHVLNFWRVGLLILFIHDIVDIVLYLSKLLNYTNLKNRMFLTFFYILFVLYYFFFRIFLYFYYIVLPLSNTKIIRTYTDGFISSHKDVPGGLVLLIFLWTLMGMHVYWFFLILKMSRLFIIKTMKNEKITDIRSDNEDDSTSTMESIKKED, from the exons ATGGATAAGAAATATTTGCATACTTTAGAAGAATATTTTCTGAGTGTTAAGAATAAAGGATACATTGAACAATATTTGATTAACCCGAAATTGAGTAGATGGGATGTaatacttttttttgttttttttgtattGATAACGTTATTACGATTAGTCGTATCAGGTGTTCAAAAAGAGATTATAAGGAAGAATAGTATATTGTATAGATTATCAAGAAATTCATTATTAGACAGAgtgaataaaaaatatgatcTCTCAAAAAGTGgatctttatataaatggAAAGAGAATTTTTGGTTTGCTCTATGGCATAGTTTTTcttttacatataattttattttattatttcttatgtctggatatttaaataataaaaatggtTGGATAAAGATGTGTTTCAAAGAACGTACAGGTAAATGGTTTTTCTTAGTTACAGAAGAAGAATATAATGAGAATAAAAGAGGATGGCcttttatgtatataaataattatgtatattatttttatatattacaaatatcTTATTGGTTTTCTTGTctcttttatttaaattatgaaagaagaagaaaagattattatgtatttgTATTACATCATTTATCTACAATTATCTTATTAACATATTCACATGTATTAAATTTTTGGAGAGTCGgattattaatattatttattcatgATATTGTTGATATCGTTCTATACCTTTcgaaattattaaattacACCAACTTAAAAAATAGGATGTTTcttacatttttttatatactcttcgttttatattatttcttctttagaatattcttatatttttattatatagtTCTACCTTTAAGtaatacaaaaattataagGACATATACCGATGGTTTTATATCATCTCACAAGGACGTCCCTGGGGGGTTGGTCcttcttatatttttgtgGACCCTCATG GGTATGCATGTGTATTGGTTTTTCCtcattttaaaaatgagTCGCCTCTTTATAATCAAGACAA tgaaaaatgaaaaaattacGGACATTCGAAGTGATAATGAGGATGACAGTACATCCACAATGGAAAGTATCAAAAAGGAAGATTag
- a CDS encoding selenoprotein (Contains in-frame UGA selenocysteine codon), which produces MDDKKEKKNNADYEIFLRDRKLKYEKIRERNASHNKFILPIINFIKGIINFIKTVINILAIFFKTLLGQSNISKSSNGKNNDGDDGFFKKKKTGGLPKSRIMELKNLGTCLGSTUG; this is translated from the exons ATGGATGACAAAaaggaaaagaaaaataatgCAGATTAcgaaatatttttaagaGATAGAAAActaaaatatgaaaaaataaggGAAAGAAATGCTTcacataataaatttatattacccataattaattttataaagggtattattaattttatcaaaacagttattaatata ctagctattttttttaaaaccCTACTTGGACAATCAAATATTTCTAAG aGTTCCAATGGAAAGAATAATGATGGTGATGATggtttttttaaaaagaaaaaaacaGGAGGTTTACCAAAAAGTAGAATTATggaattaaaaaatttagGTACCTGCTTGGGAAGTACCTGAGGTTAA